From Camelina sativa cultivar DH55 chromosome 7, Cs, whole genome shotgun sequence, one genomic window encodes:
- the LOC104704902 gene encoding uncharacterized protein LOC104704902 encodes MAFQWLPEDDYLLIKSLEDGTSLETLAKGAVRFSQKFTLSELKDRWHCLLYNPKVTSLSSSVGFELQYGAQFNSQGHYHHSIPVRTQYYTARKKRRLELEESLKVSNNAIDVHHYVDEGGLFGEYDDFTFKFEDIENFQKAFPDIMLSSHDDQQQVDYETGMFGNDDDDRMVDQMLNINDEQIQDCDVTVAATTIEHVMLQEVFQDPLFQQPNTSFNQAEIWNPPQSYQVLPDIGEEACRMVVPLCELDPHPEIIKGVIICVLNRESDEIPDNDDINLKLNNPKARSSSNPSSLRKHIKPPLPPTSSQAKGYNIVDSYGLGDCAVTTQASSSSESSGSFTEKDTSTVAITSSSLQPSPDIEICEQTLSAKIDINASEEKYNEVERDEDLPSFSDVEAMILDMDLEPIGQDRYELAASRYRNEEMARMIMRLEQSAESYMNRDIAAHGAFALLYGSSKHYINKPEVLLGRVTGEYPVDIDLGRSGSKTKFSRRQALIMLKQNGCFEIKNLGKFSIWINDEEINHGEIVALKNSCLIQIREISFIFEMNEKAVKKYLNGIVK; translated from the exons ATGGCGTTTCAATGGTTACCTGAAGATGATTATCTTCTCATAAAGTCACTcgag GATGGTACTTCTCTAGAGACGTTGGCTAAAGGAGCGGTGAGATTCTCTCAGAAATTTACACTTTCGGAACTTAAAGATCGATGGCATTGTCTTCTTTACAACCCTAAGGTTacatctctttcttcatctGTCGGATTCGAGCTTCAATACGGAGCTCAATTCAATTCACAAGGTCACTATCATCACTCAATACCAGTCAGAACTCAGTACTACACTGCCCGAAAAAAGAGACGTTTAGAGTTGGAGGAGTCTCTTAAGGTCAGTAACAATGCCATTGATGTACATCATTATGTGGATGAAGGGGGTTTGTTTGGAGAATATGATGACTTTACTTTCAAGTTTGAGGACattgaaaattttcagaaaGCTTTCCCAGACATTATGTTATCCTCTCATGATGATCAACAACAAGTTGATTATGAGACAGGAATGTttggtaatgatgatgatgatcgaaTGGTGGATCAGATGTTAAACATCAACGATGAACAGATCCAAGATTGTGATGTTACAGTAGCAGCAACAACAATAGAACATGTTATGCTTCAAGAAGTGTTTCAAGATCCTCTGTTTCAACAACCTAATACATCTTTCAATCAAGCAGAGATTTGGAATCCTCCACAGTCTTATCAAGTCTTGCCAGACATAGGAGAGGAAGCTTGTCGTATGGTTGTGCCATTGTGTGAATTGGATCCACATCCAGAAATCATTAAAGGTGTTATCATATGTGTTCTAAACCGCGAGTCCGATGAGATTCCAGATAACGATGATATCAACCTGAAACTGAACAATCCTAAAGCTCGAAGCTCGAGTAATCCTTCATCATTGAGGAAGCATATAAAACCACCTCTGCCTCCAACATCATCACAAGCAAAGGGTTATAACATTGTCGACAGTTATGGTCTAGGAGATTGTGCTGTCACAACACAAGCTAGTTCTTCTTCTGAATCCAGTGGTAGCTTTACCGAGAAAGACACATCTACTGTTGCTATAACTTCATCGTCTCTACAACCTTCTCCAGATATTGAAATCTGTGAACAGACATTGAGTGCAAAGATTGATATAAACGCTTCGGAGGAGAAATATAATGAAGTTGAGAGAGATGAAGATTTGCCTTCCTTTTCAGATGTTGAAGCAATG ATTCTTGACATGGACCTTGAACCGATTGGTCAAGACCGGTACGAGTTGGCAG CTTCGAGATATCGAAACGAGGAAATGGCGCGAATGATAATGAGACTAGAGCAAAGTGCTGAATCTTACATGAATCGTGACATTGCTGCTCATGGAGCTTTTGCTCTTTTATATGGAAGCTCTAAGCATTACATTAACAAACCAGAG GTGTTACTTGGAAGAGTGACAGGCGAATATCCAGTGGATATCGACTTAGGAAGGTCAGgttctaaaacaaaattctcTCGACGACAG GCTCTGATCATGTTGAAGCAAAACGGATGTTTTGAAATCAAGAATCTTGGGAAATTTTCGATATGGATAAATGATGAAGAGATTAATCATGGAGAAATTGTCGCTCTCAAGAACAGTTGCTTAATTCAg ATACGAGAGATATCATTCATATTTGAGATGAATGAGAAAGCAGtcaaaaaatatctaaacggAATTGTCAAATGA
- the LOC104702301 gene encoding protein SHI RELATED SEQUENCE 5-like: MAGFFYLGGRDNNNNNNNNNKQDHHQVDKDHHHQDKSNYLYLYKDEIYNNNKGFEIWPPQYFQQQEQQQHASAPPNFYSFGMVPSGSSSNNNNNRSRSLYFNVVSDHESGGFTVTRQGGMNCQDCGNQAKKDCPHMRCRTCCKSRGFHCQTHVKSTWVPAAKRRERLAQLASLQHHSTSSRETQNTKRLREASGGDNNDDKDHSGGGVSALVTTRVVNANSNSGLEMSQHLPPEVNSPAVFRCVRVSSIEEDEDDQEYAYQTAVNIGGHVFKGILYDQGPDQDHHHHLNLLASTATTTNVEETATKAVAGNNNNGLMLDPSSLYPAQLNSFIAGTPFFTPPRS, translated from the exons ATGGCAGGGTTCTTCTATCTAGGAGggagagacaacaacaacaacaacaacaacaacaacaagcaagatCATCACCAAGTAGAcaaggatcatcatcatcaagacaAGAGCAATTATCTTTATCTTTACAAAGACGAGATCTATAACAACAACAAGGGTTTCGAGATTTGGCCTCCGCAATACTtccaacaacaagaacaacaacaacatgccTCAGCTCCTCCAAACTTCTACTCCTTTGGAATGGTTCCTAGCggaagcagcagcaacaacaacaataaccgGAGCCGGAGTTTATACTTCAACGTAGTCTCCGATCATGAGTCGGGAGGGTTCACGGTGACGAGACAAGGAGGTATGAATTGTCAAGATTGTGGGAATCAAGCTAAGAAAGATTGTCCTCATATGAGATGTAGAACTTGTTGTAAAAGCCGAGGCTTTCACTGTCAAACACACGTTAAGAGCACTTGGGTTCCTGCTGCTAAACGCCGAGAGCGTCTAGCCCAACTCGCTTCTTTGCAGCACCACTCAACCTCCAGCCGTGAAACGCAAAATACGAAACGCCTTCGAGAAGCTAGTGGTGGTGATAATAATGATGATAAAGACCATAGTGGTGGTGGTGTATCGGCTCTTGTTACTACCCGTGTGGTGAATGCTAATTCTAATTCAG gGTTGGAGATGAGCCAACACTTGCCACCGGAGGTTAACTCACCGGCGGTTTTCCGGTGCGTTCGAGTGAGTTCAAtagaagaggatgaagatgatcaAGAATATGCTTATCAAACGGCTGTAAACATTGGAGGACATGTCTTCAAAGGCATTCTCTATGACCAAGGACCAGATCAagatcatcaccatcacctTAACCTCCTTGCTTCCACTGCAACCACCACCAATGTGGAAGAGACCGCCACGAAAGCTGTCGCAGGTAACAATAATAACGGATTAATGCTTGATCCTTCTTCGCTTTACCCGGCTCAACTCAACTCCTTCATCGCCGGTACGCCATTCTTCACACCTCCAAGGTCTTGA
- the LOC109124670 gene encoding transcription initiation factor IIF subunit beta-like isoform X1 gives MEDDRSNPHELDLEKGERPIWLMKCPVVVAKAWGKLTPPPPPFYSSSSESIDLAKVVLNIDPLRPTPEFTMEMVRAEYENMPKSYAVNMFKDFVPMEVFSDVNQVHTAVEGKVDHKFDMKPYGENIEEYARLCRERTSKAMVKNRQIQVIDNDRGVHMRPLPGMVGFGSSNSKEKKRPAPVKQTEVKRTRRDRGELEGIMFKLFEGQPNWTLKQLVQETDQPAQFLKEILNELCVYNKRGSNQGTYELKPEYKKSAEDDTGGQ, from the exons ATGGAAGACGATCGAAGTAACCCTCACGAACTCGATTTGGAGAAAGGCGAGCGACCAATTTGGTTGATGAAGTGTCCTGTAGTTGTCGCCAAGGCGTGGGGGAAGCTaactcctcctccgcctcctttttattcctcttcctctgaatcTATTGACTTGGCGAAGGTTGTTCTCAACATTGATCCTCTACGACCTACCCCCGAG TTCACTATGGAGATGGTTCGTGCTGAGTATGAGAACATGCCAAAGAGCTACGCTGTGAATATGTTCAAAGACTTTGTTCCGATGGAGGTCTTTTCGGATGTCAATCAAG TTCATACAGCTGTTGAAGGAAAGGTCGATCACAAATTCGATATGAAGCCATATGGTGAAAACATTGAAGAATATGCAAGGCTTTGTCGGGAGAGAACGAGCAAAGCCATGGTTAAAAATCGACAGATACAG GTTATCGATAATGACCGCGGAGTACATATGAGGCCCTTGCCTGGAATGGTTGGTTTCGGTTCATCCAATTCAAAG GAAAAGAAGAGACCTGCCCCAGTCAAGCAAACAGAGGTGAAGAGGACGAGAAGAGATCGTGGTGAGCTTGAAGGTATAATGTTCAAGCTGTTCGAAGGACAACCTAACTGGACATTGAAGCAGCTTGTACAAGAGACGGACCAACCAGCACAGTTCCTGAAAGAAATACTGAACGAGCTGTGCGTGTACAATAAGAGAGGATCGAACCAAGGGACATATGAGCTTAAACCTGAATACAAGAAAAGTGCTGAAGATGACACAGGTGGGCAGTAA
- the LOC109124670 gene encoding transcription initiation factor IIF subunit beta-like isoform X2, which yields MEDDRSNPHELDLEKGERPIWLMKCPVVVAKAWGKLTPPPPPFYSSSSESIDLAKVVLNIDPLRPTPEFTMEMVRAEYENMPKSYAVNMFKDFVPMEVFSDVNQVHTAVEGKVDHKFDMKPYGENIEEYARLCRERTSKAMVKNRQIQVIDNDRGVHMRPLPGMVGFGSSNSKEKKRPAPVKQTEVKRTRRDRGELEGIMFKLFEGQPNWTLKQLVQETDQPAQFLKEILNELCVYNKRGSNQGTYELKPEYKKSAEDDTGGQ from the exons ATGGAAGACGATCGAAGTAACCCTCACGAACTCGATTTGGAGAAAGGCGAGCGACCAATTTGGTTGATGAAGTGTCCTGTAGTTGTCGCCAAGGCGTGGGGGAAGCTaactcctcctccgcctcctttttattcctcttcctctgaatcTATTGACTTGGCGAAGGTTGTTCTCAACATTGATCCTCTACGACCTACCCCCGAG TTCACTATGGAGATGGTTCGTGCTGAGTATGAGAACATGCCAAAGAGCTACGCTGTGAATATGTTCAAAGACTTTGTTCCGATGGAGGTCTTTTCGGATGTCAATCAAG TTCATACAGCTGTTGAAGGAAAGGTCGATCACAAATTCGATATGAAGCCATATGGTGAAAACATTGAAGAATATGCAAGGCTTTGTCGGGAGAGAACGAGCAAAGCCATGGTTAAAAATCGACAGATACAG GTTATCGATAATGACCGCGGAGTACATATGAGGCCCTTGCCTGGAATGGTTGGTTTCGGTTCATCCAATTCAAAG GAAAAGAAGAGACCTGCCCCAGTCAAGCAAACAGAGGTGAAGAGGACGAGAAGAGATCGTGGTGAGCTTGAAGGTATAATGTTCAAGCTGTTCGAAGGACAACCTAACTGGACATTGAAGCAGCTTGTACAAGAGACGGACCAACCAGCACAGTTCCTGAAAGAAATACTGAACGAGCTGTGCGTGTACAATAAGAGAGGATCGAACCAAGGGACATATGAGCTTAAACCTGAATACAAGAAAAGTGCTGAAGATGACACAG GTGGGCAGTAA
- the LOC104702303 gene encoding zinc finger protein GIS2, protein MSSMSRSRSRSRSRDRFRSRSPRDRRMRPERISYRDAPSRREPRRAFSQGNLCNNCKRPGHFARDCSNVSVCNNCGLPGHIAAECTAESRCWNCREPGHVASNCSNEGICHSCGKAGHRVRDCTNPDSRPGDLRLCNNCFKPGHLAADCTNDKACKNCRTSGHIARDCRNEPVCNICSISGHVARQCPKGDSSYSDRGNRVRGNGMHRDGLSGMGRDRDGVGSMITCRNCGGRGHMAYECPSARVADRGFRRF, encoded by the exons ATGAGTTCAATGAGCAGAAGCAGGAGTCGAAGTCGGAGTCGTGATCGGTTTCGTAGTCGGAGTCCTAGAGACAGGAGAATGAGACCTGAACGAATTTCTTACCGTGATGCTCCTTCTAGAAGGGAGCCACGTCGTGCTTTCag CCAAGGAAATCTCTGCAACAACTGCAAGCGTCCTGGTCACTTTGCAAGAGACTGTTCTAATGTTTCCGTCTGTAACAACTGTGGCCTTCCAGG GCACATTGCAGCAGAATGCACAGCAGAATCACGGTGTTGGAACTGTAGAGAACCGGGCCATGTAGCCTCAAACTGTTCAAACGAAGGAATCTGCCACTCGTGTGGCAAAGCTGGACATCGAGTGAGAGACTGCACTAACCCGGATTCTCGTCCAGGAGACTTGAGGCTGTGCAACAACTGCTTCAAACCGGGGCATCTCGCTGCTGACTGCACAAACGACAAGGCGTGCAAGAACTGCAGGACTTCAGGTCACATAGCTCGTGACTGTCGGAACGAACCGGTTTGCAACATCTGCAGCATCTCTGGCCATGTTGCTAGACAATGCCCGAAAGGGGACAGCAGTTACTCTGACAGAGGAAACAGGGTTCGAGGCAATGGTATGCATAGAGATGGTTTAAGCGGAATGGGCAGAGACAGAGACGGTGTTGGCTCAATGATAACATGTCGCAATTGTGGTGGCCGGGGACACATGGCGTACGAGTGCCCGTCTGCTCGAGTCGCTGACCGTGGATTCCGCCGGTTCTGA
- the LOC109124670 gene encoding transcription initiation factor IIF subunit beta-like isoform X3 — MEDDRSNPHELDLEKGERPIWLMKCPVVVAKAWGKLTPPPPPFYSSSSESIDLAKVVLNIDPLRPTPEFTMEMVRAEYENMPKSYAVNMFKDFVPMEVFSDVNQVHTAVEGKVDHKFDMKPYGENIEEYARLCRERTSKAMVKNRQIQVIDNDRGVHMRPLPGMVGFGSSNSKEKKRPAPVKQTEVKRTRRDRGELEGIMFKLFEGQPNWTLKQLVQETDQPAQFLKEILNELCVYNKRGSNQGTYELKPEYKKSAEDDTGGQ; from the exons ATGGAAGACGATCGAAGTAACCCTCACGAACTCGATTTGGAGAAAGGCGAGCGACCAATTTGGTTGATGAAGTGTCCTGTAGTTGTCGCCAAGGCGTGGGGGAAGCTaactcctcctccgcctcctttttattcctcttcctctgaatcTATTGACTTGGCGAAGGTTGTTCTCAACATTGATCCTCTACGACCTACCCCCGAG TTCACTATGGAGATGGTTCGTGCTGAGTATGAGAACATGCCAAAGAGCTACGCTGTGAATATGTTCAAAGACTTTGTTCCGATGGAGGTCTTTTCGGATGTCAATCAAG TTCATACAGCTGTTGAAGGAAAGGTCGATCACAAATTCGATATGAAGCCATATGGTGAAAACATTGAAGAATATGCAAGGCTTTGTCGGGAGAGAACGAGCAAAGCCATGGTTAAAAATCGACAGATACAG GTTATCGATAATGACCGCGGAGTACATATGAGGCCCTTGCCTGGAATGGTTGGTTTCGGTTCATCCAATTCAAAG GAAAAGAAGAGACCTGCCCCAGTCAAGCAAACAGAGGTGAAGAGGACGAGAAGAGATCGTGGTGAGCTTGAAGGTATAATGTTCAAGCTGTTCGAAGGACAACCTAACTGGACATTGAAGCAGCTTGTACAAGAGACGGACCAACCAGCACAGTTCCTGAAAGAAATACTGAACGAGCTGTGCGTGTACAATAAGAGAGGATCGAACCAAGGGACATATGAGCTTAAACCTGAATACAAGAAAAGTGCTGAAG ATGACACAGGTGGGCAGTAA
- the LOC104702302 gene encoding B-box zinc finger protein 21-like, which translates to MKIRCDVCDKEEASVFCTADEASLCGGCDHRVHHANKLASKHLRFSLLYPSSSNNTSPLCDICQDKKALLFCQQDRAILCKDCDSSIHAANEHTKKHDRFLLTGVKLSATSSVYKPTSSESSTSSNSQDCSVPGSSISNPPPLKKPLSLPPQTNNNNNSKIQPGDATINQWGSTSTISEYLIDTLPGWHVEDFLDSSLPPFGFSKSGDDDGVLPYVEAEDDSTKRNNNNTVSLPSKSLGIWVPQIPQTLPSSYPNDHYFSQDNNNIQFGMYNKGTSPEVQSYAPIQNMKQQGQNNKRWYDDGGFTVPQITPTPTTTATTFAHPSPLSSNKKSRSFW; encoded by the exons ATGAAGATCAGGTGCGACGTCTGCGACAAAGAAGAAGCGTCGGTGTTTTGCACCGCCGACGAAGCGTCTCTCTGCGGTGGCTGTGACCACAGAGTCCACCACGCTAACAAACTCGCCTCAAAACATCTCCGTTTCTCTCTCCTTTATCCTTCTTCCTCAAACAACACATCTCCTCTCTGCGACATCTGTCAG GATAAAAAAGCTCTGTTATTTTGTCAACAAGATAGAGCTATTCTATGCAAAGATTGTGATTCATCGATCCACGCCGCCAACGAACACACGAAGAAACACGATAGGTTTCTTCTCACAGGGGTTAAGCTCTCCGCTACATCTTCTGTTTACAAACCCACTTCATCAgaatcttctacttcttcaaaCAGCCAAGATTGCTCTGTTCCTGGATCATCAATCTCTAATCCTCCTCCTCTCAAGAAACCTCTCTCACTTCCTCCTcagaccaacaacaacaacaactccaagATCCAACCTGGCGATGCCACGATCAATCAGTGGGGTTCCACTAGCACTATCTCAGAGTATTTGATCGATACCTTACCTGGTTGGCACGTTGAGGACTTTCTTGAttcctctcttcctccttttgGATTCTCCAAG agtggtgatgatgatggagtgTTACCATATGTGGAAGCAGAAGATGACAGCAccaagagaaacaacaacaatacagtGTCACTTCCATCTAAGAGTTTAGGGATTTGGGTCCCTCAGATTCCACAAACTCTTCCTTCTTCGTACCCAAATGATCACTACTTTTCTCAAGACAACAACAATATACAGTTTGGAATGTACAACAAAGGAACATCACCAGAAGTACAGTCTTATGCTCCAATACAAAACATGAAACAACAAGGACAGAACAACAAGAGGTGGTATGATGATGGTGGCTTCACTGTCCCACAGATCACTCCTACTCCTACTACTACTGCTACTACTTTTGCTCatccttctcctctttcttctaaTAAAAAATCTAGATCGTTCTGGTAA